The Sphingomicrobium sp. genome has a window encoding:
- a CDS encoding amino acid permease, translated as MAHEIPPIDTHPEPASRMLGKWMSAAMVVGTMVGSGIYLLPTTLAPHGLNLVVAFLVTGFGTMCLAFCLARLAAQIPGGPFAYVTSAFGETAAFVTLWSYIISQITGVAGVSVAVAGALGHVWPIVVSGPGLIAVALASIAILTMVNMRGARSAGVLQVVATLIKLIPLIAVVLLVIIRLLSGQPLEPLDPVPLSLGAIAIAGALMLFSLTGFEAAAVTANVTRNSTDTVPKATIFGTGFTAVIYLLSTVACLMLLPSAAAATSGAPFADAIAPILGSIAGILVAIIAAVSAFGTANALLLFAAELSRTIANAGDLPRLFVRTNRFGAPVGALLVVATIAAILVLASSSKDFVGVYVFITLVSTVAALVLYVVCAAAAMKLGVMGKWTVIALIGVVYSLVMFVGAGLEATLWGFGLAIAGLPVRLIARRFSRSSRVAAEMRAAPRE; from the coding sequence ATGGCCCACGAAATTCCGCCGATCGACACTCATCCCGAGCCCGCATCGCGGATGCTCGGCAAATGGATGAGCGCCGCCATGGTCGTCGGGACGATGGTCGGCTCCGGCATCTATTTGCTGCCGACCACGCTTGCGCCGCACGGCCTCAACCTCGTCGTCGCATTCCTCGTCACGGGCTTCGGGACCATGTGCCTCGCCTTCTGCCTGGCGCGGCTGGCGGCGCAGATCCCGGGCGGCCCGTTCGCTTATGTGACAAGCGCCTTTGGCGAGACCGCGGCGTTCGTCACGCTGTGGAGCTACATCATCTCACAGATCACCGGCGTTGCCGGGGTGTCGGTCGCAGTCGCCGGCGCCCTTGGCCATGTGTGGCCCATCGTCGTGTCCGGACCGGGGCTGATTGCCGTCGCGCTTGCAAGCATCGCCATCCTCACCATGGTCAACATGAGGGGCGCTCGTTCGGCAGGCGTCCTTCAGGTCGTCGCCACACTGATCAAACTGATCCCGCTCATTGCGGTCGTGTTGCTCGTCATCATTCGCCTGCTCTCTGGCCAGCCGCTCGAACCGCTCGACCCAGTGCCGCTGTCCCTGGGCGCCATCGCAATTGCGGGTGCGCTGATGCTGTTCTCACTGACCGGGTTCGAGGCTGCAGCGGTCACGGCGAATGTCACTCGAAACTCGACGGACACGGTGCCGAAGGCCACCATCTTCGGGACCGGGTTCACGGCGGTCATTTACCTGCTTTCGACCGTCGCCTGCCTGATGCTCCTGCCGAGTGCAGCGGCAGCGACGAGCGGCGCCCCCTTCGCAGACGCGATCGCTCCGATCCTCGGTTCGATCGCCGGCATCCTCGTCGCCATCATTGCAGCCGTGAGCGCTTTCGGCACCGCCAATGCGCTACTGCTGTTCGCCGCAGAGCTCAGCCGGACGATCGCCAATGCGGGCGACCTTCCGCGCTTGTTTGTCCGCACCAATCGCTTCGGTGCGCCTGTCGGTGCCTTGCTCGTCGTGGCCACCATTGCCGCAATCCTTGTCCTTGCGAGCTCTTCGAAGGACTTCGTCGGCGTCTACGTGTTCATCACGCTTGTCTCGACCGTGGCGGCGCTGGTTCTGTACGTCGTTTGCGCGGCCGCAGCGATGAAGCTCGGAGTGATGGGCAAATGGACGGTGATCGCCCTGATCGGCGTCGTCTATTCGCTGGTGATGTTCGTTGGCGCGGGGCTCGAAGCGACTCTCTGGGGCTTCGGGCTGGCCATCGCGGGCCTGCCCGTCCGCCTCATCGCGCGGCGGTTCAGCCGCTCCAGCCGGGTGGCGGCGGAGATGCGAGCCGCGCCTCGGGAATAA
- the fabD gene encoding ACP S-malonyltransferase, giving the protein MRAFIFPGQGSQSLGMGAALADASRAAKDVFDEVDEALAQNLFRIMREGPDDELKLTENAQPAIMAHSIAVLRTLGVDVGDAASFVAGHSLGEYSALCAAGSFDLANTAKLLKLRGQAMQAAVPVGEGAMAALLGADLDLAQKIASAAAEDGVCTVANDNDPSQVVVSGSKAAIDRAIAMAKDMGAKRAVPLPVSAPFHCPLMQPAADAMRDALSYVIVEQPAVPVYANVTAQPESDPDTIRNQLVDQVTGMVRWRESVANMFESGVHEFVEVGGKVLGPMVKRIAPDAKVISLVTIEDIEAAAKEIA; this is encoded by the coding sequence ATGCGGGCTTTCATTTTTCCGGGCCAGGGTAGCCAATCGTTGGGCATGGGCGCCGCCCTCGCGGATGCGAGTCGCGCCGCCAAGGACGTGTTCGACGAGGTCGACGAGGCGCTGGCGCAGAACCTCTTCCGGATCATGCGCGAAGGTCCGGACGATGAGCTGAAGCTTACCGAAAATGCCCAGCCGGCGATCATGGCCCATTCGATCGCAGTGTTGCGGACGCTCGGCGTGGATGTCGGAGACGCGGCAAGCTTTGTCGCCGGGCACAGCCTCGGCGAATATTCGGCCTTGTGCGCGGCCGGCTCGTTCGATCTTGCGAACACCGCCAAGCTGCTGAAGCTACGCGGGCAGGCGATGCAGGCGGCAGTGCCGGTGGGGGAAGGCGCCATGGCAGCGCTACTCGGCGCGGACCTCGACCTTGCGCAGAAGATCGCATCGGCCGCCGCTGAGGATGGCGTGTGCACCGTCGCAAATGACAACGACCCCTCGCAGGTCGTGGTTTCCGGAAGCAAGGCCGCGATCGACCGTGCGATCGCCATGGCGAAGGACATGGGCGCTAAGCGGGCCGTCCCCTTGCCGGTTTCGGCGCCGTTCCATTGCCCGTTGATGCAGCCGGCCGCCGACGCCATGCGCGACGCGCTCAGCTATGTCATCGTCGAGCAGCCGGCGGTTCCCGTTTACGCCAATGTCACCGCGCAGCCGGAAAGCGATCCCGACACCATCCGCAACCAGCTCGTCGATCAGGTTACCGGCATGGTTCGCTGGCGCGAGAGCGTCGCCAATATGTTCGAGTCCGGCGTGCACGAGTTCGTCGAGGTCGGCGGCAAGGTGCTCGGTCCGATGGTCAAGCGGATCGCGCCGGATGCGAAAGTAATTAGCCTCGTCACCATCGAAGACATCGAAGCCGCGGCCAAGGAGATTGCATGA
- the fabG gene encoding 3-oxoacyl-[acyl-carrier-protein] reductase: MFDLSGMTALVTGASGGLGSSIAKALAAQGARLAVSGSNVEKLERFRGELGGDHVALGCNLSDGAAVDQLIPQAVEALGGKLDILVNNAGITRDNLLMRMKDDEFEEVIRVNVEAAFRLMRAAAKPMMKARFGRIISITSVVGVTGNPGQANYVASKAALIGMTKAVAQELASRSITVNAIAPGFMASAMTDALNEQQRSAILSRIPMGAMGSGDDIGAACVYLASREAGYVTGQTLHVNGGMAMP, encoded by the coding sequence ATGTTCGATCTCAGCGGAATGACCGCCCTGGTCACCGGCGCTTCAGGCGGTCTCGGCAGTTCCATTGCCAAGGCGCTTGCGGCACAGGGCGCGCGGCTCGCCGTTAGCGGCAGCAATGTCGAGAAGCTTGAGCGGTTTCGCGGGGAGCTGGGCGGCGACCATGTCGCGCTCGGCTGCAATCTCTCCGATGGCGCCGCCGTCGACCAGCTCATCCCGCAGGCTGTTGAAGCGCTCGGCGGCAAGCTCGACATCCTCGTCAACAATGCCGGCATCACCCGCGACAATCTGCTGATGCGGATGAAGGACGACGAATTCGAGGAGGTCATCCGCGTCAATGTCGAAGCTGCGTTCCGCCTGATGCGCGCGGCGGCCAAGCCGATGATGAAGGCGCGCTTTGGGCGCATCATTTCGATCACCTCCGTAGTCGGCGTGACCGGCAATCCGGGCCAGGCGAACTACGTCGCCTCCAAGGCGGCGCTGATCGGCATGACCAAGGCGGTTGCGCAGGAGCTCGCCAGCCGAAGCATCACCGTGAACGCGATTGCGCCGGGCTTCATGGCGTCGGCGATGACGGACGCGCTGAACGAGCAGCAGCGCTCAGCTATTTTGTCGCGCATCCCGATGGGAGCGATGGGCAGCGGCGACGATATCGGCGCCGCCTGCGTCTACCTCGCCAGCCGCGAAGCCGGCTATGTGACCGGCCAGACGCTGCACGTGAACGGCGGCATGGCGATGCCCTAA